The following coding sequences are from one Natrarchaeobaculum sulfurireducens window:
- a CDS encoding VOC family protein has protein sequence MLTGLAWLALEVTYLERARTFYEGTLELSVRDERETELRLAAGETDLILRRPAGVPRGGLHTHYAFSIPAAEYDDWWDRLDAEYDLEEVQFGPSKSLYLYDPDGNCVELGQQDVDGPGIDGLFEVVLEVEDLERAESFYCDLGFETVDAGDDRTRVRMHGPMALELWEPHLGIADARGGVHVDLGFETTEPTAALEAVADRVRQVDRVDDEEVVVRDPDGHVLTFTI, from the coding sequence ATGCTCACTGGACTCGCCTGGCTCGCCCTCGAGGTCACGTATCTCGAGCGCGCTCGCACGTTTTATGAGGGGACGCTGGAACTGTCCGTCCGTGACGAACGCGAAACGGAGCTTCGGCTCGCGGCCGGGGAAACGGACCTCATCCTCCGTCGACCCGCCGGGGTTCCACGGGGCGGGCTGCACACCCACTATGCGTTTTCTATCCCGGCGGCAGAGTACGACGACTGGTGGGACCGACTGGACGCCGAGTACGATCTCGAGGAGGTCCAGTTCGGCCCGTCGAAGTCGCTGTATCTCTACGACCCCGACGGCAACTGCGTCGAACTCGGCCAGCAAGACGTCGACGGACCGGGCATCGATGGTCTCTTCGAGGTCGTCCTCGAGGTCGAGGATCTCGAGCGCGCAGAGTCGTTTTACTGTGACCTGGGCTTCGAGACGGTCGACGCGGGGGACGATCGAACGCGCGTGCGAATGCACGGTCCGATGGCACTCGAACTCTGGGAGCCACACCTCGGGATCGCCGACGCTCGCGGCGGCGTCCACGTCGACCTCGGCTTCGAGACTACCGAACCGACCGCGGCACTCGAGGCGGTCGCCGATCGGGTTCGACAGGTCGACCGCGTCGACGACGAGGAAGTCGTCGTACGCGATCCCGACGGACACGTCCTGACGTTTACGATCTGA
- a CDS encoding MPN domain-containing protein, whose amino-acid sequence MVYITRALVEVLCDLASDADPDRVTTGVSITPAGELEGAEALPPETPVFTDFYLPNAGHSVNAVFGVDLSTPARSAEGLFVSHPVRELEVTKRDDLAQVIFVAVPPWEGDEDSFAAFDRTGDRRQLEIVDAAPPEQSLSG is encoded by the coding sequence ATGGTCTACATCACGCGTGCTCTCGTCGAGGTGTTGTGCGATCTCGCCAGCGATGCCGATCCGGATCGCGTGACGACCGGCGTCTCCATCACTCCTGCCGGTGAACTCGAGGGTGCGGAAGCCCTCCCCCCGGAGACGCCCGTATTCACCGACTTTTATCTCCCGAACGCGGGCCACTCGGTCAACGCCGTCTTTGGCGTCGACCTCTCGACGCCTGCTCGCTCCGCCGAGGGGCTGTTCGTCTCCCACCCTGTCCGAGAGCTCGAGGTGACCAAACGCGACGACCTCGCACAGGTAATCTTCGTCGCCGTCCCGCCCTGGGAGGGAGACGAAGACTCCTTCGCCGCTTTCGACCGAACCGGCGACCGACGGCAACTCGAGATCGTCGATGCAGCGCCGCCGGAACAGTCGCTGTCGGGCTGA
- a CDS encoding flippase, with product MTEHDEGVSTLARQGSITFLGNVVNGILGFAIVMLMTRFVSPSVYGLFVLATSVILFMQVFANLGLPLAIDYFVPQYLEEGELGKAKGVVVQVTATVLVTSSLVALALALSATHIADLFAEPALGVGLLLLSITIPMLAIYNVLLTSFYSIKKLQYRVVMRDLVRPVVRFVATAALLLLGFGLLGLIGGYVVGLFVAITVGAAIFTYKAWHVFSADLELVAPTPLLTYSLPLAMTSVVFVLMGHVDYFVLGFFLESDDVGIYRVGYMLGSGLMIVFNSLSPVFKPLIAESRDDLELVERRFRVMARWIAGITLPITIILSLGASSYLAVLYTPQYAEANLVVVLLASAFLFNVTFGGPDGSLLQGLGYSRIVFANTLVLFGVNFFGSMALVPILGIEGAAIGSAIALFLVGGLTLAELYYLDRLHPFSRDFTKVVAAGVPATIAGVPVVLFVPSDLVIVVSLPVVVIGTYALTLVATDAFTDADAQMAAEFSPTLEKWFSIGLFGR from the coding sequence ATGACTGAGCACGACGAAGGCGTTTCGACGCTCGCGAGACAGGGCAGTATCACCTTCCTCGGGAACGTCGTCAACGGCATCCTCGGCTTCGCCATCGTCATGCTGATGACGCGGTTCGTCAGTCCTTCTGTCTACGGTCTGTTCGTACTGGCGACGTCAGTTATCCTCTTTATGCAGGTGTTCGCAAACCTCGGATTGCCGCTAGCGATCGACTACTTCGTCCCGCAGTATCTGGAGGAGGGCGAACTGGGCAAGGCGAAAGGAGTCGTCGTTCAGGTAACCGCGACCGTCCTCGTCACGTCCTCGCTCGTCGCACTCGCGCTTGCACTCAGCGCCACTCACATCGCCGACCTCTTCGCCGAACCCGCACTCGGCGTCGGCCTCCTTTTACTATCGATTACGATTCCGATGCTCGCCATCTACAACGTTCTGCTCACCTCCTTTTACAGCATCAAGAAGCTCCAGTACCGGGTCGTCATGCGCGACCTCGTGCGTCCAGTCGTCCGATTCGTCGCCACGGCAGCCCTGTTGCTCCTCGGCTTTGGACTCCTCGGACTCATCGGGGGGTACGTCGTTGGTCTGTTCGTCGCGATCACCGTCGGCGCAGCGATCTTCACCTACAAGGCCTGGCACGTCTTCTCGGCTGACCTCGAGTTGGTTGCGCCGACGCCGCTTCTCACCTACTCCCTGCCGCTCGCGATGACTAGCGTCGTCTTCGTCCTGATGGGCCACGTCGACTATTTCGTCCTCGGCTTCTTCCTCGAGTCCGACGACGTGGGGATCTATCGGGTCGGCTACATGCTCGGATCGGGGCTGATGATCGTGTTCAACTCGCTATCGCCGGTGTTCAAACCGCTGATCGCGGAGTCCAGAGACGACCTCGAGCTCGTCGAACGGCGGTTCCGGGTGATGGCCCGCTGGATCGCTGGGATCACGCTCCCGATCACGATCATCCTCTCGCTGGGTGCGAGTTCTTACCTCGCGGTGTTGTACACGCCCCAGTACGCCGAGGCGAATCTCGTCGTCGTCTTACTCGCCAGCGCGTTCCTGTTCAACGTTACGTTCGGCGGACCGGACGGCTCGTTACTCCAGGGACTTGGCTACTCGCGGATCGTCTTTGCGAACACGCTCGTGCTCTTCGGGGTGAACTTCTTCGGATCGATGGCGCTCGTCCCGATACTCGGTATCGAAGGGGCCGCGATCGGCTCGGCCATCGCGCTCTTTCTCGTCGGCGGGCTCACCCTCGCCGAACTCTACTATCTCGACCGACTCCATCCCTTCAGCCGGGACTTCACGAAAGTCGTCGCCGCCGGCGTTCCGGCGACCATCGCGGGCGTGCCGGTCGTTCTCTTCGTCCCCTCCGATCTCGTCATCGTCGTCTCCCTTCCGGTCGTCGTGATCGGGACGTACGCACTCACTCTGGTCGCGACCGATGCGTTCACCGACGCCGACGCACAGATGGCCGCCGAGTTCAGCCCGACGCTCGAGAAGTGGTTCTCTATCGGCCTGTTTGGCAGGTAG